In a single window of the Panthera leo isolate Ple1 chromosome A1, P.leo_Ple1_pat1.1, whole genome shotgun sequence genome:
- the MXD3 gene encoding max dimerization protein 3 — translation MEPVASNIQVLLQAAEFLERREREAEHGYASLCPHRSPGPVNKRRKRSPQASGTLDSGRSVHNELEKRRRAQLKRCLEELKQQMPLGADCARYTTLSLLRWARMHIQKLEEQEQQARRLKEKLRSKQQSLQQQLEQLRGLAGPGERERPRADSLDSSGLSSERSDSDQEEAEVDVESLVFGGEAELLRGFGAGQEHSYSHSRTTWL, via the exons ATGGAACCTGTGGCCAGCAATATCCAGGTCCTGCTGCAGGCGGCCGAGTTCCTAGAGCGCCGcgagagag AAGCTGAGCATGGCTACGCGTCCCTGTGCCCGCACCGCAGTCCGGGCCCAGTCAACAAGAGGAGGAAGCGATCCCCCCAAGCTTCTGGCACGCTGGACAGTGGGCG GTCTGTGCACAACGAGCTGGAGAAGCGCAG GAGGGCCCAGTTGAAGAGGTGCCTGGAAGAGCTAAAACAGCAGATGCCCCTCGGGGCTGACTGTGCCCGGTACACCACACTGAGCCTTCTGCGCTGGGCCAGGATGCATATCCAG AAGCTTGAGGAGCAGGAGCAGCAGGCGCGGCGGCTCAAGGAGAAGCTGCGCAGTAAGCAGCAGAGCCTGCAGCAGCAGCTGGAGCAGCTCCGGGGGCTGGCAGGGCCAGGTGAGAGGGAGCGGCCGCGGGCAGACAGCCTGGACTCTTCAGGCCTCTCGTCGGAGCGTTCGGACTCAGACCAAG AGGAGGCAGAGGTGGACGTGGAGAGCCTGGTGTTCGGGGGCGAGGCTGAGCTGCTGCGGGGCTTCGGCGCAGGCCAGGAGCACAGCTACTCACACAGCAGAACCACCTGGCTATGA
- the PRELID1 gene encoding PRELI domain-containing protein 1, mitochondrial, which yields MVKYFLGQSVLRSSWDQVFAAFWQRYPNPYSKHVLTEDIVHREVTPDQKLLSRRLLTKTNRMPRWAERLFPANVAHSVYILEDSIVDPQNQTMTTFTWNINHARLMVVEERCVYCVNSDNSGWTEIRREAWVSSSLFGVSRAVQEFGLARFKSNVTKTMKGFEYILAKLQGEAPSKTLVETAKEAKEKAKETALAATEKAKDLASKAATKQQQQQQQFV from the exons ATGGTGAAGTATTTCCTGGGCCAGAGCGTGCTCCGGAGTTCCTGGGACCAAGTGTTCGCTGCCTTCTGGCAGCGGTACCCGAATCCCTATAG CAAACATGTCTTGACGGAAGACATAGTGCACCGGGAGGTGACCCCTGACCAGAAGCTCCTGTCCCGGCGTCTCCTGACCAAGACTAACAGGATGCCCCGCTGGGCCGAGCGACTGTTTCCTGCCAATGTTGCTCACTCGGTGTACATCCTGGAGGATTCTATTGTGGACCCGCAGAACCAGACCATGACCACCTTCACCTGGAACATCAACCATGCCCGGCTGATG GTGGTGGAGGAACGATGTGTTTACTGTGTGAACTCTGATAACAGCGGCTGGACCGAAATCCGCCGGGAAGCCTGGGTCTCCTCTAGTTTATTTGGTGTCTCCAGAGCTGTCCAG GAATTTGGCCTTGCCCGGTTCAAAAGCAACGTGACCAAGACTATGAAGGGCTTTGAATACATCTTGGCCAAGCTGCAAG GTGAGGCCCCTTCCAAAACCCTTGTTGAGACAGCCAAGGAGGCCAAGGAGAAGGCAAAGGAGACGGCACTGGCAGCTACAGAGAAGGCCAAGGACCTTGCCAGCAAGGCGGCCaccaagcagcagcagcagcagcagcagtttgTGTAG
- the RAB24 gene encoding ras-related protein Rab-24 isoform X1: MSGQRVDVKVVMLGKEYVGKTSLVERYVHDRFLVGPYQNTIGAAFVAKVMSVGDRTVTLGIWDTAGSERYEAMSRIYYRGAKAAIVCYDLTDSSSFERAKFWVKELRNLEEGCQIYLCGTKSDLLEEDRRRRRVDFHDVQDYADNIKAQLFETSSKTGQSVDELFQKVAEDYVSVAAFQVMTEDKGVDLGQKANPYFYSCCHH, encoded by the exons ATGAGCGGGCAGCGCGTGGACGTCAAGGTGGTGATGCTGGGCAAGGAGTACGTGGGCAAGACGAGCCTGGTGGAACGATACGTGCACGACCGCTTCCTGGTGGGGCCCTATCAGAAC ACCATCGGGGCCGCCTTCGTGGCCAAGGTGATGTCCGTTGGAGACCGGACGGTGACTTTAGGTATTTGG GACACAGCAGGCTCTGAGCGCTACGAGGCGATGAGCCGAATCTACTACCGGGGTGCCAAGGCTGCCATCGTCTGCTACG ACCTGACGGATAGCAGCAGCTTTGAGCGGGCAAAGTTCTGGGTGAAGGAACTGCGCAACCTAGAGGAG GGCTGTCAGATCTACCTGTGCGGCACCAAGAGTGATCTGCTGGAGGAGGACAGGCGGCGTCGACGTGTGGACTTCCACGACGTCCAGGACTATGCAGACA ATATCAAAGCTCAGCTCTTTGAAACATCCAGCAAGACAGGCCAGAGTGTGG ACGAGCTCTTCCAGAAAGTGGCAGAGGATTACGTCAGTGTGGCTGCCTTCCAGGTGATGACAG AGGACAAGGGCGTGGACCTGGGCCAGAAGGCAAACCCCTACTTCTACAGCTGTTGTCATCACTGA
- the RAB24 gene encoding ras-related protein Rab-24 isoform X2: MSGQRVDVKVVMLGKEYVGKTSLVERYVHDRFLVGPYQNTIGAAFVAKVMSVGDRTVTLGIWDTAGSERYEAMSRIYYRGAKAAIVCYDLTDSSSFERAKFWVKELRNLEEGCQIYLCGTKSDLLEEDRRRRRVDFHDVQDYADNIKAQLFETSSKTGQSVDELFQKVAEDYVSVAAFQVMTGEAARTRLPSCHSVLMM; the protein is encoded by the exons ATGAGCGGGCAGCGCGTGGACGTCAAGGTGGTGATGCTGGGCAAGGAGTACGTGGGCAAGACGAGCCTGGTGGAACGATACGTGCACGACCGCTTCCTGGTGGGGCCCTATCAGAAC ACCATCGGGGCCGCCTTCGTGGCCAAGGTGATGTCCGTTGGAGACCGGACGGTGACTTTAGGTATTTGG GACACAGCAGGCTCTGAGCGCTACGAGGCGATGAGCCGAATCTACTACCGGGGTGCCAAGGCTGCCATCGTCTGCTACG ACCTGACGGATAGCAGCAGCTTTGAGCGGGCAAAGTTCTGGGTGAAGGAACTGCGCAACCTAGAGGAG GGCTGTCAGATCTACCTGTGCGGCACCAAGAGTGATCTGCTGGAGGAGGACAGGCGGCGTCGACGTGTGGACTTCCACGACGTCCAGGACTATGCAGACA ATATCAAAGCTCAGCTCTTTGAAACATCCAGCAAGACAGGCCAGAGTGTGG ACGAGCTCTTCCAGAAAGTGGCAGAGGATTACGTCAGTGTGGCTGCCTTCCAGGTGATGACAG GGGAAGCTGCCAGGACCAGACTTCCTTCCTGCCATTCTGTTCTCATGATGTGA